One segment of Takifugu rubripes chromosome 5, fTakRub1.2, whole genome shotgun sequence DNA contains the following:
- the arhgap17b gene encoding rho GTPase-activating protein 17b isoform X2, which produces MKKQFNRMRQLASQNLGRAEKTEVLSDDLLQIERRMELVRLVSHNSHKRLASCLQGQLGTDAEKRHKKLPLTALSQTMQEGGGHLGDESLIGRMMEACGEAEGRLASELMQHEVQIERDVLDPLNQLAEIEIPNILKQRKQLAKLVLDYDSAKTRWYQATKSTNQAMAAKVDSLKDEMEEALNKVEICKDQLSADLYSFTSKEGDYARYYVMLLEAQADYHRRSLAALEAALPTIQMQQDSWLEKPAFGTALEEHLKRSNRDIALPIEACVMMLLETGMKEEGLFRIAAGASKLKKLKAALDCSTSQLEEFYSDPHAVAGALKSYLRELPEPLMTFGLYDEFTQACNVSDPDKRLQALWVTCDRLPTTHKANLRYLVKFLSKLAQDSEVNKMTPSNIAIVLGPNLLWAKTEGTLAEMAAATSVHVVAIIEPIIQHADWFFPEDIEFNVSGMFALPSHPPTPDSDPDRKRLTSQGGQDGDNQPPRKDSTVNKQPVPAPRRASAKNKKLTSPTFQPTLPPLEAWGPAQPVAAEAEQPSLSVGGGDGGGGGLNGDVHVAPVKPQVVTQLSAEETSPARELMSTPPSQRNGLGFLAVGTPHSQGGSRGASPHMVRRGTKKPAPAPPKQASPFASQPSGTSSPSHHPPVTPRRNPSKDALIQSPSYPPPQPPQAHQGESEPSPPSTPTPPDTPPHDSSTTNPLLSYNFGSLPRPSRPAPRPRPRPNMPPPPQPAANDNSSDNCGSASKIITDV; this is translated from the exons atGAAGAAACAGTTCAATCGCATGAGGCAGCTGGCCAGCCAGAACCTGGGGAG GGCTGAAAAGACAGAGGTGCTGAGCGACGACCTCCTGCAG ATCGAGAGGCGAATGGAGCTGGTGCGCCTGGTGTCGCACAACTCGCACAAGAGGCTGGCGTCCTGCCTGCAGGGCCAACTGGGCACCGACGCGGAAAAAAGACAC AAAAAGTTGCCCCTCACGGCGCTGTCCCAGACCATGCAGGAGGGCGGCGGGCATCTGGGAGACGAGAGCCTGATTGG CAGGATGATGGAAGCGTGCGGGGAGGCCGAGGGCAGGTTAGCGAGCGAGCTGATGCAGCACGAGGTCCAGATCGAGAGAGACGTCCTGGATCCCCTCAACCAGCTGGCGGAG ATCGAGATTCCAAACATTCTGAAGCAACGGAAGCAGCTCGCCAAGCTGGTTCTGGACTACGACTCGGCCAAGACGAG GTGGTACCAGGCAACCAAGTCCACCAACCAGGCGATGGCAGCTAAAGTGGATTCCCTCAAGGACGAGATGGAGGAGGCTCTGAACAAAGTGGAAATATGCAAG GACCAGCTCTCTGCAGACCTCTACAGCTTTACCTCCAAAGAGGGAGATTACGCGCGCTACTACGTCATG TTACTGGAGGCCCAGGCGGATTACCACAGGAGGTCTCTGGCGGCTCTGGAGGCGGCTCTGCCGACTATCCAGATGCAGCAAG ACTCCTGGTTGGAGAAGCCGGCGTTCGGCACAGCTCTGGAGGAGCACCTGAAGAGGAGCAACCGTGATATCGCCCTGCCCATCGAGGCCTGCGTCATGATGCTCCTGGAGACCGGCATGAAAGAGGAG GGTCTCTTCAGAATAGCCGCCGGAGCCTCGAAACTGAAGAAGCTGAAAGCGGCTCTGGACTGTTCCACCTCTCAGCTCGAGGAGTTCTACTCCGACCCGCACGCCGTCGCCG GAGCCCTGAAGTCCTACCTGAGGGAACTTCCTGAACCTCTGATGACATTTGGACTGTATGATGAGTTTACTCAGGCCTGCAA tgtgtctgaCCCTGATAAAAGGCTCCAGGCCTTGTGGGTGACATGTGACCGTTTACCAACTACTCACAAGGCCAATCTCAG GTATCTGGTAAAGTTCCTGTCTAAACTGGCTCAGGACAGCGAGGTCAATAAGATGACGCCCAGCAACATCGCCATCGTCCTGGGTCCCAATCTCCTCTGGGCAAAGACTGAGGG GACGCTGGCGGAGATGGCGGCAGCGACATCTGTCCACGTGGTCGCCATCATTGAGCCCATCATCCAGCATGCAGACTGGTTCTTCCCCGAAG ACATCGAATTCAACGTTTCTGGCATGTTTGCTCTGCCctcccatccacccaccccggACTCGGACCCAGACAGGAAGCGCCTCACCAGCCAAGGGGGGCAGGACGGGGACAATCAGCCCCCGCGTAAAGACAG CACTGTTAACAAACAGCCAGTGCCCGCTCCACGTAGAGCCAgcgctaaaaataaaaagctaacCTCACCCACCTTCCAACCCACACTGCCCCCTCTGGAAGCCTGGGGTCCTGCACAGCCTGTGGCCGCGGAGGCTGAGCAGCCCAGCCTGAGTGTTGGTgggggtgatggtggaggaggtggtctGAACGGTGACGTCCACGTAGCCCCAGTGAAACCTCAGGTTGTAACCCAGCTCAGCGCGGAGGAGACCAG CCCCGCCCGGGAGCTCATgtccacccccccttcccagagGAACGGATTGGGCTTTTTGGCAGTGGGAACCCCCCATTCTCAAGGCGGATCCAGAGGAGCGAGTCCACACATGGTGCGCAGAG GGACCAAAAAACCGGCCCCGGCCCCACCCAAGCAGGCCAGCCCCTTCGCCTCCCAGCCCAGTGGCACGTCCAGCCCGTCTCATCACCCGCCCGTCACCCCCCGACGCAACCCCAGCAAAGACGCCCTGATCCAGTCGCCGAGCTACCCGCCCCCGCAGCCTCCGCAAGCCCACCAGGGGGAGTCGGagccctccccccccagcacccccacccctcccgaCACCCCACCGCACGACAGCTCGACCACCAACCCGCTGTTGTCCTACAACTTTGGGTCCCTCCCTCGCCCGTCCAGGCCAGCTCCCCGACCGCGGCCCAGACCCAACATGCCGCCCCCACCTCAGCCTGCAGCTAATGACAACAGCAGCGACAACTGTGGCTCCGCCTCCAAAATCATTACAG ATGTCTGA
- the arhgap17b gene encoding rho GTPase-activating protein 17b isoform X1 produces the protein MKKQFNRMRQLASQNLGRAEKTEVLSDDLLQIERRMELVRLVSHNSHKRLASCLQGQLGTDAEKRHKKLPLTALSQTMQEGGGHLGDESLIGRMMEACGEAEGRLASELMQHEVQIERDVLDPLNQLAEIEIPNILKQRKQLAKLVLDYDSAKTRWYQATKSTNQAMAAKVDSLKDEMEEALNKVEICKDQLSADLYSFTSKEGDYARYYVMLLEAQADYHRRSLAALEAALPTIQMQQDSWLEKPAFGTALEEHLKRSNRDIALPIEACVMMLLETGMKEEGLFRIAAGASKLKKLKAALDCSTSQLEEFYSDPHAVAGALKSYLRELPEPLMTFGLYDEFTQACNVSDPDKRLQALWVTCDRLPTTHKANLRYLVKFLSKLAQDSEVNKMTPSNIAIVLGPNLLWAKTEGTLAEMAAATSVHVVAIIEPIIQHADWFFPEDIEFNVSGMFALPSHPPTPDSDPDRKRLTSQGGQDGDNQPPRKDSTVNKQPVPAPRRASAKNKKLTSPTFQPTLPPLEAWGPAQPVAAEAEQPSLSVGGGDGGGGGLNGDVHVAPVKPQVVTQLSAEETSPARELMSTPPSQRNGLGFLAVGTPHSQGGSRGASPHMVRRGTKKPAPAPPKQASPFASQPSGTSSPSHHPPVTPRRNPSKDALIQSPSYPPPQPPQAHQGESEPSPPSTPTPPDTPPHDSSTTNPLLSYNFGSLPRPSRPAPRPRPRPNMPPPPQPAANDNSSDNCGSASKIITDGGLMLKGLGRTIIPVVIPHQEAGSSAGQERTATPAPPIDSDTQESTAL, from the exons atGAAGAAACAGTTCAATCGCATGAGGCAGCTGGCCAGCCAGAACCTGGGGAG GGCTGAAAAGACAGAGGTGCTGAGCGACGACCTCCTGCAG ATCGAGAGGCGAATGGAGCTGGTGCGCCTGGTGTCGCACAACTCGCACAAGAGGCTGGCGTCCTGCCTGCAGGGCCAACTGGGCACCGACGCGGAAAAAAGACAC AAAAAGTTGCCCCTCACGGCGCTGTCCCAGACCATGCAGGAGGGCGGCGGGCATCTGGGAGACGAGAGCCTGATTGG CAGGATGATGGAAGCGTGCGGGGAGGCCGAGGGCAGGTTAGCGAGCGAGCTGATGCAGCACGAGGTCCAGATCGAGAGAGACGTCCTGGATCCCCTCAACCAGCTGGCGGAG ATCGAGATTCCAAACATTCTGAAGCAACGGAAGCAGCTCGCCAAGCTGGTTCTGGACTACGACTCGGCCAAGACGAG GTGGTACCAGGCAACCAAGTCCACCAACCAGGCGATGGCAGCTAAAGTGGATTCCCTCAAGGACGAGATGGAGGAGGCTCTGAACAAAGTGGAAATATGCAAG GACCAGCTCTCTGCAGACCTCTACAGCTTTACCTCCAAAGAGGGAGATTACGCGCGCTACTACGTCATG TTACTGGAGGCCCAGGCGGATTACCACAGGAGGTCTCTGGCGGCTCTGGAGGCGGCTCTGCCGACTATCCAGATGCAGCAAG ACTCCTGGTTGGAGAAGCCGGCGTTCGGCACAGCTCTGGAGGAGCACCTGAAGAGGAGCAACCGTGATATCGCCCTGCCCATCGAGGCCTGCGTCATGATGCTCCTGGAGACCGGCATGAAAGAGGAG GGTCTCTTCAGAATAGCCGCCGGAGCCTCGAAACTGAAGAAGCTGAAAGCGGCTCTGGACTGTTCCACCTCTCAGCTCGAGGAGTTCTACTCCGACCCGCACGCCGTCGCCG GAGCCCTGAAGTCCTACCTGAGGGAACTTCCTGAACCTCTGATGACATTTGGACTGTATGATGAGTTTACTCAGGCCTGCAA tgtgtctgaCCCTGATAAAAGGCTCCAGGCCTTGTGGGTGACATGTGACCGTTTACCAACTACTCACAAGGCCAATCTCAG GTATCTGGTAAAGTTCCTGTCTAAACTGGCTCAGGACAGCGAGGTCAATAAGATGACGCCCAGCAACATCGCCATCGTCCTGGGTCCCAATCTCCTCTGGGCAAAGACTGAGGG GACGCTGGCGGAGATGGCGGCAGCGACATCTGTCCACGTGGTCGCCATCATTGAGCCCATCATCCAGCATGCAGACTGGTTCTTCCCCGAAG ACATCGAATTCAACGTTTCTGGCATGTTTGCTCTGCCctcccatccacccaccccggACTCGGACCCAGACAGGAAGCGCCTCACCAGCCAAGGGGGGCAGGACGGGGACAATCAGCCCCCGCGTAAAGACAG CACTGTTAACAAACAGCCAGTGCCCGCTCCACGTAGAGCCAgcgctaaaaataaaaagctaacCTCACCCACCTTCCAACCCACACTGCCCCCTCTGGAAGCCTGGGGTCCTGCACAGCCTGTGGCCGCGGAGGCTGAGCAGCCCAGCCTGAGTGTTGGTgggggtgatggtggaggaggtggtctGAACGGTGACGTCCACGTAGCCCCAGTGAAACCTCAGGTTGTAACCCAGCTCAGCGCGGAGGAGACCAG CCCCGCCCGGGAGCTCATgtccacccccccttcccagagGAACGGATTGGGCTTTTTGGCAGTGGGAACCCCCCATTCTCAAGGCGGATCCAGAGGAGCGAGTCCACACATGGTGCGCAGAG GGACCAAAAAACCGGCCCCGGCCCCACCCAAGCAGGCCAGCCCCTTCGCCTCCCAGCCCAGTGGCACGTCCAGCCCGTCTCATCACCCGCCCGTCACCCCCCGACGCAACCCCAGCAAAGACGCCCTGATCCAGTCGCCGAGCTACCCGCCCCCGCAGCCTCCGCAAGCCCACCAGGGGGAGTCGGagccctccccccccagcacccccacccctcccgaCACCCCACCGCACGACAGCTCGACCACCAACCCGCTGTTGTCCTACAACTTTGGGTCCCTCCCTCGCCCGTCCAGGCCAGCTCCCCGACCGCGGCCCAGACCCAACATGCCGCCCCCACCTCAGCCTGCAGCTAATGACAACAGCAGCGACAACTGTGGCTCCGCCTCCAAAATCATTACAG
- the arhgap17b gene encoding rho GTPase-activating protein 17b isoform X3, translated as MKKQFNRMRQLASQNLGRAEKTEVLSDDLLQIERRMELVRLVSHNSHKRLASCLQGQLGTDAEKRHKKLPLTALSQTMQEGGGHLGDESLIGRMMEACGEAEGRLASELMQHEVQIERDVLDPLNQLAEIEIPNILKQRKQLAKLVLDYDSAKTRWYQATKSTNQAMAAKVDSLKDEMEEALNKVEICKDQLSADLYSFTSKEGDYARYYVMLLEAQADYHRRSLAALEAALPTIQMQQDSWLEKPAFGTALEEHLKRSNRDIALPIEACVMMLLETGMKEEGLFRIAAGASKLKKLKAALDCSTSQLEEFYSDPHAVAGALKSYLRELPEPLMTFGLYDEFTQACNVSDPDKRLQALWVTCDRLPTTHKANLRYLVKFLSKLAQDSEVNKMTPSNIAIVLGPNLLWAKTEGTLAEMAAATSVHVVAIIEPIIQHADWFFPEDIEFNVSGMFALPSHPPTPDSDPDRKRLTSQGGQDGDNQPPRKDSPARELMSTPPSQRNGLGFLAVGTPHSQGGSRGASPHMVRRGTKKPAPAPPKQASPFASQPSGTSSPSHHPPVTPRRNPSKDALIQSPSYPPPQPPQAHQGESEPSPPSTPTPPDTPPHDSSTTNPLLSYNFGSLPRPSRPAPRPRPRPNMPPPPQPAANDNSSDNCGSASKIITDGGLMLKGLGRTIIPVVIPHQEAGSSAGQERTATPAPPIDSDTQESTAL; from the exons atGAAGAAACAGTTCAATCGCATGAGGCAGCTGGCCAGCCAGAACCTGGGGAG GGCTGAAAAGACAGAGGTGCTGAGCGACGACCTCCTGCAG ATCGAGAGGCGAATGGAGCTGGTGCGCCTGGTGTCGCACAACTCGCACAAGAGGCTGGCGTCCTGCCTGCAGGGCCAACTGGGCACCGACGCGGAAAAAAGACAC AAAAAGTTGCCCCTCACGGCGCTGTCCCAGACCATGCAGGAGGGCGGCGGGCATCTGGGAGACGAGAGCCTGATTGG CAGGATGATGGAAGCGTGCGGGGAGGCCGAGGGCAGGTTAGCGAGCGAGCTGATGCAGCACGAGGTCCAGATCGAGAGAGACGTCCTGGATCCCCTCAACCAGCTGGCGGAG ATCGAGATTCCAAACATTCTGAAGCAACGGAAGCAGCTCGCCAAGCTGGTTCTGGACTACGACTCGGCCAAGACGAG GTGGTACCAGGCAACCAAGTCCACCAACCAGGCGATGGCAGCTAAAGTGGATTCCCTCAAGGACGAGATGGAGGAGGCTCTGAACAAAGTGGAAATATGCAAG GACCAGCTCTCTGCAGACCTCTACAGCTTTACCTCCAAAGAGGGAGATTACGCGCGCTACTACGTCATG TTACTGGAGGCCCAGGCGGATTACCACAGGAGGTCTCTGGCGGCTCTGGAGGCGGCTCTGCCGACTATCCAGATGCAGCAAG ACTCCTGGTTGGAGAAGCCGGCGTTCGGCACAGCTCTGGAGGAGCACCTGAAGAGGAGCAACCGTGATATCGCCCTGCCCATCGAGGCCTGCGTCATGATGCTCCTGGAGACCGGCATGAAAGAGGAG GGTCTCTTCAGAATAGCCGCCGGAGCCTCGAAACTGAAGAAGCTGAAAGCGGCTCTGGACTGTTCCACCTCTCAGCTCGAGGAGTTCTACTCCGACCCGCACGCCGTCGCCG GAGCCCTGAAGTCCTACCTGAGGGAACTTCCTGAACCTCTGATGACATTTGGACTGTATGATGAGTTTACTCAGGCCTGCAA tgtgtctgaCCCTGATAAAAGGCTCCAGGCCTTGTGGGTGACATGTGACCGTTTACCAACTACTCACAAGGCCAATCTCAG GTATCTGGTAAAGTTCCTGTCTAAACTGGCTCAGGACAGCGAGGTCAATAAGATGACGCCCAGCAACATCGCCATCGTCCTGGGTCCCAATCTCCTCTGGGCAAAGACTGAGGG GACGCTGGCGGAGATGGCGGCAGCGACATCTGTCCACGTGGTCGCCATCATTGAGCCCATCATCCAGCATGCAGACTGGTTCTTCCCCGAAG ACATCGAATTCAACGTTTCTGGCATGTTTGCTCTGCCctcccatccacccaccccggACTCGGACCCAGACAGGAAGCGCCTCACCAGCCAAGGGGGGCAGGACGGGGACAATCAGCCCCCGCGTAAAGACAG CCCCGCCCGGGAGCTCATgtccacccccccttcccagagGAACGGATTGGGCTTTTTGGCAGTGGGAACCCCCCATTCTCAAGGCGGATCCAGAGGAGCGAGTCCACACATGGTGCGCAGAG GGACCAAAAAACCGGCCCCGGCCCCACCCAAGCAGGCCAGCCCCTTCGCCTCCCAGCCCAGTGGCACGTCCAGCCCGTCTCATCACCCGCCCGTCACCCCCCGACGCAACCCCAGCAAAGACGCCCTGATCCAGTCGCCGAGCTACCCGCCCCCGCAGCCTCCGCAAGCCCACCAGGGGGAGTCGGagccctccccccccagcacccccacccctcccgaCACCCCACCGCACGACAGCTCGACCACCAACCCGCTGTTGTCCTACAACTTTGGGTCCCTCCCTCGCCCGTCCAGGCCAGCTCCCCGACCGCGGCCCAGACCCAACATGCCGCCCCCACCTCAGCCTGCAGCTAATGACAACAGCAGCGACAACTGTGGCTCCGCCTCCAAAATCATTACAG